The region TTCTCAAACACCGCCTGCGTCCCGATCCACACATTCACGTTCGCCGGATCGAACTTCACGCCGGAGTATCCCGCCGCCGCCAGCAGCCTTCCCCAGTTCGGGTCCGCGCTGGACCACGCCGTCTTGCACAGCGGACTATGCGCGATGCTCTTCGCCACCGTCTTCGCATCGGCCTCCGTCTCAGCACCCCGGATCTCCAGCGTGACCACATGCCCCACGCCTTCGCCGTCATCGACAATCTGGTGCGCCAGGCTCCCGCAAACCAGCTTCAGCGCGTTGCCGAACGCCTCGCCCACCCGCTCGTCCAGCTTGATCCCGCTTCCACCGCTCGCCAGCAGCAGCACCGTGTCGTTGGTGGATGTGTCCCCGTCGATCGAGATCGAATTGAAGCTCCGCTCGACCGATGGCCCCAGCAGCGCACTCAACTCCGCTGCCTCCGCCACCAGGTCCGTGAACAGATAGACCAGCATCGTCGCGTGTTTGGGCGCATCGGCGGCGACGAGCTGTGGATGAATCATCCCTGCCCCCTTCGCGACGCCGAAGATCCGCACCTCCGCCCCGTCCACATCGACGACCGCCCGAGCCACCTTCATCTTCGTATCTGTCGTCATGATCGCGGTGGCAAATGCCTCCGCATGAGCCGGCGTAGCGCCCAGCTCCGTCACCACCTTCGGCAGCGCCGCCAGGATCTTCTCCGCCGGCAGCGGCACGCCGATGATCCCGGTCGAGGAAGGGAA is a window of Granulicella tundricola MP5ACTX9 DNA encoding:
- the argJ gene encoding bifunctional glutamate N-acetyltransferase/amino-acid acetyltransferase ArgJ, with the translated sequence MAISDKVQTGALPLGFVWGAVKAGIKASGNLDVAVAVAPKGANAAAMFTRNQVVAAPVIVGRRHLEATGGRVSALLVNAGNANCATGEAGIKACIETCRAAGETFQCIFDEVFPSSTGIIGVPLPAEKILAALPKVVTELGATPAHAEAFATAIMTTDTKMKVARAVVDVDGAEVRIFGVAKGAGMIHPQLVAADAPKHATMLVYLFTDLVAEAAELSALLGPSVERSFNSISIDGDTSTNDTVLLLASGGSGIKLDERVGEAFGNALKLVCGSLAHQIVDDGEGVGHVVTLEIRGAETEADAKTVAKSIAHSPLCKTAWSSADPNWGRLLAAAGYSGVKFDPANVNVWIGTQAVFENGGRAALFDKDAAHQIMLAREYTITLDLGMGSAGCTFLTCDLTEEYVRINADYST